Proteins from one Leptolyngbya sp. FACHB-261 genomic window:
- a CDS encoding chemotaxis protein CheB produces the protein MIGHDIIVIGASAGGVEALIQLVSNLPEDLPASIFIVLHISASGTSVLPKILKRHGSLPARHPVDGQVFERGQIYIAPPDQHLLVKQGFIHIVRGPKENTYRPSIDPLFRSAARVYGPRVVGVVLSGMLDDGTAGLQTVKLKGGIAIVQDPADALFPSMPRSAIEHVDVDQVLPLSKIAPALVELARTPVQGGKRMDDETDEQLDIEADLVELQPETLHQQERAGTPSGFACPECGGALWELQDGMLLRFRCRVGHAYSSQTLLSEQTDALEDALWQALRALEEKAALTERLAERARKRNHGISAITFQEQSQDAKERAEVIRRVLINDQGDGQSPISKFAEVMGETRTSPE, from the coding sequence ATGATTGGACATGACATTATCGTGATTGGCGCTTCTGCCGGTGGAGTCGAAGCGTTGATCCAGCTGGTGAGCAATTTGCCTGAAGACTTGCCAGCTAGCATTTTTATCGTCCTACATATCTCTGCTTCAGGCACGAGCGTTTTGCCCAAAATCCTCAAGCGTCATGGCTCTCTACCGGCTAGACACCCGGTAGACGGCCAGGTCTTTGAGCGAGGGCAGATCTACATCGCGCCGCCTGACCAACATCTGTTAGTTAAACAGGGCTTCATTCACATCGTGAGAGGCCCCAAAGAGAACACATATCGGCCCTCTATAGACCCACTGTTTCGTTCAGCCGCTAGAGTTTATGGCCCTCGGGTAGTGGGTGTAGTTCTTTCTGGCATGCTCGATGACGGCACCGCAGGACTACAAACCGTCAAGCTCAAGGGGGGCATAGCGATAGTTCAAGACCCTGCCGATGCGCTGTTTCCCAGCATGCCGCGCAGTGCCATTGAACATGTTGATGTTGACCAGGTCCTACCTCTGTCAAAGATTGCACCGGCCCTTGTAGAGTTGGCCAGAACTCCAGTGCAAGGAGGAAAAAGGATGGATGACGAAACAGATGAGCAGCTAGATATTGAAGCTGATCTAGTAGAGCTGCAACCAGAAACCCTACACCAGCAGGAGCGAGCGGGGACGCCTTCGGGCTTCGCTTGTCCAGAGTGCGGCGGTGCCCTGTGGGAATTGCAGGATGGTATGCTGCTGCGCTTTCGCTGCCGGGTGGGTCATGCTTACTCAAGCCAGACATTGCTCTCGGAGCAGACTGACGCTCTAGAAGATGCCCTCTGGCAGGCTCTGCGGGCGCTAGAAGAGAAAGCAGCGCTAACGGAGCGGCTGGCCGAGCGAGCCAGAAAGCGCAACCACGGCATCAGTGCAATAACCTTTCAAGAGCAGTCTCAGGATGCCAAGGAGCGAGCCGAGGTGATCCGACGAGTGCTGATTAATGACCAGGGCGATGGCCAAAGCCCGATCAGCAAGTTTGCTGAAGTGATGGGGGAAACCAGGACAAGCCCTGAGTAG